The Halalkalicoccus subterraneus genome includes a window with the following:
- a CDS encoding pyridoxal phosphate-dependent aminotransferase, producing the protein MEFTDRVSRVEPSATLAISQLATELEAEGADVVDLSVGEPDFPTPENVVEAGKGSMDAGDTGYTTSNGISELREAIAEKLRGDGLEYESDDIIVTPGAKQALYETFQTLVDEGDEVVLLDPAWVSYEAMAKLAGGSLSRVDLSAHDFRLEPALNELAETVSDDTELLVVNSPSNPSGAVYTDDALDGVRDLAVEHDITVISDEIYERITYGEEPTPLATLDGMAERTVTVNGFSKAYSMTGWRLGYLAAPEELIDEAGKLHSHSVSCATNFVQHAGIEALENTEGSVEEMVEAFESRRDLLVDLLADHGIDVRAPEGAFYMMVPVDSDDQGWCEGAIQDAHVATVPGSAFGTPGYARISYANSEERIEEAVDRLVDEGYL; encoded by the coding sequence ATGGAGTTTACAGACAGAGTCAGCCGAGTCGAACCGAGCGCAACGCTTGCGATCAGCCAACTTGCGACCGAACTCGAAGCCGAGGGCGCGGACGTCGTCGATCTTTCAGTCGGTGAACCCGACTTCCCGACGCCCGAGAACGTCGTCGAAGCTGGCAAGGGATCGATGGACGCCGGCGACACCGGCTACACGACCTCGAACGGAATTTCCGAGCTCCGCGAGGCCATCGCCGAGAAACTGCGCGGCGACGGGCTGGAGTACGAATCGGATGACATTATCGTCACGCCGGGGGCGAAACAGGCGCTCTACGAGACGTTCCAGACGCTGGTCGACGAGGGCGACGAGGTCGTGTTGCTCGACCCCGCATGGGTCTCCTACGAGGCGATGGCGAAACTCGCGGGCGGCTCCCTGTCGCGGGTCGACCTTTCGGCACACGACTTCCGACTCGAACCCGCTCTCAACGAACTCGCCGAGACCGTGAGCGACGACACCGAACTGCTCGTGGTGAACTCCCCGAGCAACCCCTCCGGAGCGGTCTACACCGACGACGCCCTCGACGGCGTGCGCGATCTGGCGGTCGAGCACGATATAACGGTGATCTCCGACGAGATCTACGAGCGCATCACCTACGGCGAGGAGCCGACGCCACTGGCCACCCTCGACGGGATGGCCGAGCGAACCGTCACGGTAAACGGCTTCTCCAAGGCGTACTCGATGACCGGCTGGCGGCTGGGCTACCTCGCCGCACCCGAAGAGCTGATCGACGAGGCGGGCAAACTGCATTCGCACTCGGTCTCGTGTGCGACGAACTTCGTTCAGCACGCCGGAATCGAGGCGCTCGAAAACACCGAGGGCTCCGTCGAGGAGATGGTCGAGGCGTTCGAATCGCGCCGGGACCTGCTGGTCGACCTCCTCGCGGATCACGGCATCGACGTCCGCGCGCCCGAGGGTGCCTTCTACATGATGGTGCCCGTCGACAGCGATGACCAGGGCTGGTGTGAGGGCGCGATTCAAGACGCCCACGTCGCGACGGTGCCGGGAAGCGCGTTCGGCACGCCCGGCTACGCGCGGATCTCGTATGCGAACAGCGAGGAACGAATAGAAGAGGCGGTCGACCGCCTCGTCGACGAAGGCTACCTCTAA
- the gvpL gene encoding gas vesicle protein GvpL, whose protein sequence is MSDRGERATEFDDGRYLYCAVRVDGEPELTVEGIEDGEVRVITRNGIGAVVQPVDAMFDSDDLTEVRRWLLGHQRVVDAAGEAFDTPVPFRFDTVIKGDDEQVRGWIAENERDLEEALDALSGCWEYRIELRWDEAAVRGDIKGEDEELAELESRIDGSSEGTGYLLEKQYEQRLAERLQNRRDDLAGDLYDRIAEHADTVDTAGSGGSTLLGAEGTTETDDGFETVVELSVLAPRESEDPIGGILEEFVEREGFDVNYTGPWPPYSHAPTIGNGGDG, encoded by the coding sequence ATGAGTGATCGGGGAGAGCGCGCCACGGAGTTCGACGACGGGCGATACCTCTACTGTGCGGTGCGGGTCGACGGGGAGCCCGAACTCACGGTCGAGGGGATCGAGGACGGTGAGGTTCGGGTCATTACCCGAAACGGGATCGGGGCGGTCGTCCAGCCCGTCGACGCGATGTTCGATTCGGACGATCTAACGGAAGTTCGACGCTGGCTGCTGGGCCACCAGCGCGTGGTCGACGCCGCCGGCGAGGCGTTCGACACCCCCGTTCCCTTCCGCTTTGATACGGTGATCAAGGGCGACGACGAGCAGGTGCGCGGCTGGATCGCGGAGAACGAACGCGACCTCGAGGAGGCGCTCGACGCGCTGTCGGGGTGTTGGGAGTACCGCATCGAGCTCCGATGGGACGAGGCGGCCGTCAGAGGCGATATCAAGGGAGAGGACGAGGAGCTCGCCGAGCTCGAATCACGTATCGACGGGTCGAGCGAGGGGACGGGCTACCTGCTCGAAAAGCAGTACGAACAGCGCCTCGCAGAGCGCCTTCAGAACCGACGCGACGACCTCGCGGGGGACCTCTACGACCGGATCGCCGAACACGCGGACACCGTCGACACCGCCGGCAGCGGCGGCTCGACGCTTCTGGGTGCCGAGGGAACGACCGAGACGGACGACGGGTTCGAGACGGTCGTCGAACTCTCGGTGCTGGCTCCCCGCGAGAGCGAGGACCCGATCGGTGGGATATTGGAGGAGTTCGTCGAGCGCGAGGGGTTCGACGTCAACTACACGGGTCCGTGGCCGCCGTACTCGCACGCCCCGACCATCGGAAACGGGGGTGACGGCTAA
- the gvpM gene encoding gas vesicle protein GvpM, whose protein sequence is MEPTRPEGHAIVDVLDVLLTEGAIVQADVVVTVADIPLVGINLRAAIAGMTTMVEYGIFTEWDEEIRNQERYRHSEFGRRPRPTVPDPDSGSDPDPDPDER, encoded by the coding sequence ATGGAGCCGACGCGACCCGAGGGTCACGCGATCGTCGACGTGCTCGACGTGCTACTGACCGAGGGGGCGATCGTCCAAGCCGACGTCGTCGTCACCGTCGCGGACATTCCCCTCGTGGGCATCAACCTGCGGGCGGCGATCGCGGGCATGACGACGATGGTCGAGTACGGCATCTTCACCGAGTGGGACGAGGAGATCCGAAACCAGGAGCGCTATCGCCACTCGGAGTTCGGGCGACGCCCGCGCCCGACGGTTCCCGATCCCGACTCGGGTTCTGATCCCGATCCGGATCCGGACGAACGGTAA
- a CDS encoding gas vesicle protein K gives MRQIDLGGEADEDSEADAASGLLALVMTVVELLVEAMEKEAIRRMESGVLSPEEIERLGTQLQAIENEIDAIKEREGIENDVGELRTELNDLLSDGIEQVYDDHYEELEDE, from the coding sequence ATGAGACAGATCGATCTCGGCGGCGAGGCCGACGAGGACAGCGAGGCGGACGCGGCCTCGGGACTACTCGCGCTCGTGATGACCGTCGTCGAACTGCTCGTCGAGGCGATGGAAAAGGAGGCGATCCGTCGCATGGAGTCGGGCGTACTCAGTCCCGAGGAAATCGAACGGCTGGGTACCCAGCTGCAGGCGATCGAAAACGAGATCGACGCGATCAAGGAACGCGAGGGGATCGAAAACGACGTCGGCGAGCTCCGAACCGAGCTCAACGACCTGCTCAGCGACGGAATCGAGCAGGTCTACGACGATCACTACGAGGAACTGGAAGATGAGTGA
- the gvpJ gene encoding gas vesicle protein GvpJ, whose product MSSAKPTRKQSDLADVLELVLDKGIVINADIAVTVGETELLGVEIRAAIASFETAAEYGLAFPSGTDMRRVEQASGREPLEVENEEDEVNLGISASEGGSNAEDDENASSDPPSERPDPEVPIDTDDGAQDESEDEGSNGDGNGNEEEVTSDGEES is encoded by the coding sequence ATGAGTAGTGCAAAACCAACCCGCAAACAAAGCGACCTGGCCGACGTCCTCGAACTGGTACTGGACAAGGGAATCGTAATCAACGCCGACATCGCGGTAACGGTCGGCGAGACCGAGCTTCTGGGCGTCGAGATCCGGGCGGCCATCGCCTCCTTCGAAACCGCCGCGGAGTACGGCCTCGCCTTCCCCAGTGGCACTGACATGCGCCGGGTCGAGCAGGCCTCCGGGCGCGAGCCCCTCGAAGTCGAGAACGAGGAGGACGAGGTCAACCTCGGGATCAGCGCGAGCGAGGGCGGTTCGAACGCCGAGGACGACGAGAACGCCTCGAGCGATCCCCCAAGCGAACGGCCCGACCCGGAAGTCCCGATCGACACCGACGACGGGGCGCAGGACGAATCCGAAGACGAAGGAAGCAACGGGGACGGAAACGGGAACGAGGAGGAGGTGACGAGTGACGGGGAGGAGTCATGA
- a CDS encoding CBS domain-containing protein encodes MNLPTPQDLRERRIDLELTQSTLAERAGVSQPLIARIEGGDVDPRLSTLRRIVEALDEAEGGIVRAEDLMNTDVIHVGPDDAIREAVKEMDEAAYSQLPVLQNGIPVGSISQGDLVGLDAEARDEPVVEHMAESFPTVSGDATVDEISNLLQHYKAVMVTDTGETVGIITEADVAARLS; translated from the coding sequence ATGAACCTCCCGACACCGCAGGACCTCCGCGAACGACGGATCGACCTCGAACTCACCCAGAGTACGCTCGCCGAGCGCGCGGGCGTCTCCCAGCCGCTGATCGCCCGGATCGAGGGCGGCGACGTCGACCCTCGTCTCTCGACGCTGCGGCGGATCGTCGAGGCGCTTGACGAGGCCGAGGGTGGGATCGTGCGCGCCGAGGACCTGATGAACACCGACGTGATCCACGTCGGTCCCGATGATGCGATTCGCGAGGCGGTAAAGGAGATGGACGAGGCGGCCTACTCCCAGCTGCCGGTGCTCCAGAACGGGATTCCAGTTGGAAGCATCAGCCAGGGCGACCTCGTCGGGCTCGACGCCGAGGCCCGCGACGAACCCGTCGTCGAACACATGGCCGAGAGTTTTCCGACCGTCTCGGGCGACGCGACCGTCGACGAGATCAGCAACCTCCTGCAACACTACAAGGCCGTGATGGTGACCGATACCGGCGAGACGGTCGGTATCATCACCGAGGCCGACGTGGCCGCGCGGCTCTCTTAG
- the ribH gene encoding 6,7-dimethyl-8-ribityllumazine synthase: MVTLGLVVAQFNRSVTEEMADTAREAAADRGVGIAKTLRVPGAYDSPLAADRLARRDEIDAVAVVGAIVTGDTEHDRVIAGSAADALTQVSLDRDTPVTFGVSGPGMSGAEAHERAGKGGDAVEAAIDLVEEL; encoded by the coding sequence ATGGTCACGCTCGGACTGGTGGTGGCGCAGTTCAACCGATCCGTCACCGAGGAGATGGCCGACACCGCCCGCGAGGCGGCGGCCGACCGCGGCGTGGGGATCGCCAAGACGCTTCGCGTTCCGGGCGCGTACGACAGCCCGCTCGCGGCGGATCGCCTCGCCCGGCGCGATGAAATCGACGCGGTGGCGGTGGTCGGCGCGATCGTCACCGGCGACACCGAGCACGACCGCGTGATCGCGGGGTCGGCGGCCGACGCGCTCACGCAGGTGAGTTTGGATCGGGACACTCCCGTGACCTTCGGCGTCAGCGGGCCGGGGATGTCCGGCGCGGAGGCCCACGAGCGCGCCGGGAAGGGGGGGGATGCGGTCGAGGCCGCAATCGATCTGGTGGAGGAACTATAA